From a single Candoia aspera isolate rCanAsp1 chromosome 2, rCanAsp1.hap2, whole genome shotgun sequence genomic region:
- the LOC134490174 gene encoding perilipin-3-like, whose amino-acid sequence MAMSDKCIYIRYYTGDALCRYGKWLQCVIRRVADLPLVSSTYEMVSSTYTSARNSHPALQAVLEMAEAGMKNIATSAASTAEPLLNIFEPQIAAANNYACRSLDKLQETFPVMHQTVGEVVSNTKDLITSVKDSAYTKVTKAKDIVSNMIDVAIESAMESMEEVKSAVNTVTKVGVGQMVASGVDKVIEKSEDLLEHFLPITDEELAAIAASASLEGSGVAPLEKQREEQSYYMRLGSLSTKLRSRAYQHSLAKVQLIKQSAQQALFQLEQIIYLLKYTKEMLDQKVHQGQEKVYQMWKEWYKSQPEQGQSSEASQAEMESHALATSHNVAQQMQEVCQKLLANMQGLPEHLQQKVQKAQYDLKELQAVISSATSFQELPSGVLKETSEKINQAQEAMYEVMEYVTKSTPLSWVVGPFSPVESSAGESMKQENA is encoded by the exons ATGGCTATGAGTGACAAGTGCATATACATTCGCTATTACACAGGAGATGCACTTTGCAGATACGGTAAATGGCTTCAG TGTGTCATCAGAAGGGTTGCTGATCTGCCATTGGTCAGCTCTACCTATGAGATGGTTTCGTCTACCTATACTTCTGCCAGGAATTCCCATCCAGCTCTCCAAGCAGTCCTTGAGATGGCAGAGGCAGGCATGAAGAACATTGCTACTTCAGCAGCAAGCACTGCAGAGCCTCTTCTGAATATATTTGAACCTCAGA TTGCTGCAGCGAATAACTATGCCTGTAGGAGTCTTGACAAGCTACAAGAGACATTTCCTGTTATGCATCAGACAGTGGGAGAG gtAGTCTCAAATACCAAAGACCTTATTACCAGTGTCAAGGATTCTGCTTATACCAAAGTCACCAAAGCAAAGGATATTGTGTCAAACATGATAGATGTAGCCATTGAATCTGCCATGGAAAGCATGGAGGAGGTGAAGAGTGCTGTGAACACTGTGACGAAAGTTGGTGTGGGGCAGATGGTGGCCAGTGGTGTTGATAAGGTGATAGAAAAATCTGAGGACTTACTAGAGCACTTTCTCCCAATCACAGATGAAGAGTTAG CTGCCATTGCAGCCTCGGCCAGCCTTGAAGGCTCTGGAGTAGCCCCTCTTGAGAAGCAGAGAGAAGAGCAAAGCTACTACATGCGTCTGGGTTCCTTGTCAACCAAGCTCCGTAGCCGAGCCTATCAGCATTCCCTGGCAAAGGTGCAGTTGATCAAGCAAAGTGCACAGCAGGCATTGTTCCAGCTTGAACAGATCATTTACTTG CTGAAATATACGAAGGAGATGTTGGATCAGAAAGTTCACCAAGGTCAAGAAAAAGTGTACCAGATGTGGAAGGAATGGTACAAAAGTCAACCTGAGCAGGGTCAGAGCAGTGAAGCAAGTCAGGCAGAG ATGGAATCCCATGCCCTAGCCACATCCCACAACGTTGCACAGCAGATGCAGGAGGTCTGCCAGAAACTCTTGGCTAACATGCAGGGCCTTCCTGAACATcttcaacaaaaagtccaaaaggctCAGTATGATTTGAAAGAGCTACAAGCTGTCATCTCTAGTGCCACATCCTTCCAGGAGCTTCCCAGTGGTGTCCTGAAAGAGACCTCAGAGAAGATTAACCAAGCCCAGGAGGCTATGTATGAAGTCATGGAATATGTAACTAAAAGCACTCCTCTGTCATGGGTAGTTGGACCCTTTTCTCCTGTTGAATCTTCGGCAGGAGAAtccatgaaacaggaaaatgcaTAA